GAACCGGCCTACCCCTCAGAACACCGGCCCTACCCCCTCCAGACACCCGGCCCTACCCCCAGAACACCGGCCCTACCCCCTCAGAACACGGCCCTACCCCTCAGAACACCGGCCCTACCCCCTCAGAACACCGGCCCTACCCCTCAGAACACCGGCCCACCCCTCAGAAACCGCCCTACCCCTCAGAAACCGGCCCTACCCCCTCAGAAACACCGGCCCTACCCCCTCAGAACACGGCCCTACCCCTCAGAACACCGCCCTACCCTCAGAACACCGGACCCTCCCTCAGACACCGGCCCTACCCCCTCAGAACACCGGCCTCCCCTCAGTCAAAACACCGGCCCTACCTCCTCAGAACACCGGCCCTACCTCCTCAGAAACACCGGCCCTACCTCCTCCAGAACACCGGCCCTACCTCCTCAGAACACCGGCCCTACCTCCTCAGAACACCGGCCCTACCTCCTCAGAACACCGGCCCTACCTCCTCAGAACACCGGCCCTACCTCCTCAGAACCACCGGCCCTACCTCCTCAGAAACACCGGCCCCTACCTCCTCAGACACCGGCCCTACCTCCTCAGAAACACGTACGGCCCTACCTCCTCAGAACACCGGCCCTACCTCCTCAGAACACCGGCCCTACCTCCTCAGAACACCGGCCCTACCTCCTCAGAACACCGGCCCTACCTCAGATTTACGCATATAAAGGGAAGGAGACAAGGAGGGGAAGAAACTTAAGACTATTGACACTCAGCCTAGCAAAGCATCAACTAGGTGGATCTTACCAGTATTCCCGTTGATTAAGACCATTCTGCTGTGGCGAGCCTCCGTGCCCGCCTGGCACACCGTCTGCAGGCCAAACTTCACCCTGCTACAGGGCGGCAGGTCAGACTGAGAGAACACAAAGGTGTCCAGTGTGTGCCTGAAGGACCTCTCCTCCAGGACATGGTTGGTGCCATTGAGGTAGAGGACCGTGACAAGGAAGAAGGAGAACTTGCGGTTGTCGGGACAGTCCCAGGACACCGTGACACTGCTGCTGTTCCACAACGTCACCTGGAAATGTCTGGGGACTTCTGGGTCTGGATATGAATAGAAATTATACAGCAAAATGTAACAAAGTAATTACTTCATAAATATCAATACAACACAGTGCTGCTCATATCAGTACCGAGCTCATGGGACGAGACATAAGGTATAGTCCTCAAATCTATACTTTATGCTTTTATATCATCAAAAAGGCCTGTAAATAACAGTTTGAACCTTAAGATTGGTGTGATTACACAGGGTGACAACGACTAGAGCTACcaagggtgtattcactaggaaccagcATATTAGTgttgctacagtgtgcactaatgaacacACCCCAACTGTACCTGTGATAGTGGAGAGACAGGTAAGCGAGTGGCTGCCTGCCATCTCCACACAGGCAGCATAAGAACTGCAGGACTCCAGGGCTGTGAAGCGGTAGTGGTTGGAATGGGTACTGTCCACACTAAGGGCAGCGTAGGCCTTCATCTCAGAGTGGTATAGGGACACAGAGTGGATGGGGACAGGGGCAGCCAGGGGCTGCATCTTCTCTTTCCAGGACACCAGTAACATGGAGGTACTCCTGGACTCCAGCGTCAAGGGATAGCGCATGGTGTGACCTAGGAGATGGGAGTCATGACTACATTTATGACCTGCACATCTGGGTATATGCCCACTACACCACTGATCGTCACCTGAATTCTGTCTCCATCTTGATTTCATttttgcgtctctctctctcgtctgtattCCTTTCTGACGATTAATCTGTGTCTGTCTACctaccttcatctctctccttccatctccctccctttatctctctctctctctctctctctctctccccatttatttgtctctttCCCTTCGTggctctctgtccccctctctctcactctcgaaTGAAGACAAAGACGTAACAACGTTACCGAGCATGAGGATGAAGTCTGGGTCCTGATAAAGGTACAGAGCGCTGTTTTCACACGCAAACACCTCATTGGTGGAGAACAACTCCAGGGCTTCCTAAGAGCGATAACATGAGAATGGACAAACATTAATCTTTMATTCAAAAGGGACATTATGGTGACACCagaaaagaagaggagaatgtGATCACTTATATTACAGGTCTACCCACCAGAGTGCTATTGATGGGCTGTTGGTCAGGTTTATGTATACTTCTGAACTCaatggaatgtgaaccttcaagtgaataaaaacataataattaTACTGTAGCATGATCTAATGAACACCAATGGTAATCTCAGAATCCCAGAACTAAAATATTGCGTAATTTGTTTAGATGAATGGATACAGGACAGTGTTTGTACTTAGATACAGTCTTAACAATGAGTGGAAGGGTGGAAGACCTATACTTACCTGGGAAGATGGAGAATATCCACTTCCGAACCATGACACCATATTGAAGTGTCAATTTGTGTTCCACAGTAGTGGCAACTGTCAAAGATGAAAATGTGTCCTCTCTCCAAATGGATTTCAATTTGGTGTTGTTCAACAATAAATGTCCTTCTGGCCAACTGTAGAGAATCAAAGTGAACAAGACACATAGGTGTAAGTTAGTGCAAAGTGCATGGTTCAGAAGTTTGGCGTGATTATGTGTTTATTTAATACTGGACTTATTTACCTGCCAAACAAGGAATTGTTGCTTATCTTCCAACATATGGAGAACGTAAAACTACTGCAGCTTCCTGCAGATTGTARgaagctaacgttacatgtcacaATTAACTCATGAAAATCAACCAAACCCTGCGTCCCGGGAGGAAAATAAGCTAAATACATGTTTGTGTGTAACTCATAATTGATGTGGAAACAGCATAGCCACTCAGTATCAATTACAGACACAACAATAACGCACTTAGCACGCACAGGCTACTTACCGAGAGATATCGTGTGAGGTACAAGAATGAACAATATAAATGGAAACGCGAAACAGGTCCTGCAAAAGCAAAGTCGGTGTTCTTTATCAATAATCATGGCCACCTTAATTCACCATTCGATTAATAATACAAGAACGAAATTAAGTATTTGTTTAGCCTACATGTTTCTTGCGACTGTTAATTTGCACTCAGGTATTGGTAAGCGTGATTGAGTTGACGAAAACAAACGACTGACCTGACGTCATCGATTTATAATGATTGACAGGTGCAGGTCAATCTGATAGGACCCACTGTCTTGGTGCAGGTTTGATCACAAATTATTTGCACAATATCATATATTATGATGATTAAGAaaggagaaaatagagagagctGGTAGTGTCAATGATCAGATAAATTGTGATGAACTTTCATATATTTTGTGGAACATTAATTTTGAGCAACATGGTAGACTCATGCCAATTTTGTTCCAAATAATTAGGTTTACTATTTGGAGGGAGgctatgaatcaaatcaaatcaaatgttgttagtcacgtgccgaatacaacagctgtagaccttacagtgaaatgcttacttacaagcccccaaccaacaatgcagtttaaaaaatatgaataagaataagaaataaaaggaacaagtaattaaagagcagcagtaaaataacaatagcgagactatatacagggggtaccgctacatagtcaatgtgcgggggcaccggttagtcaaggtaatttaggtaatatgtacatgtaggtagagttattaaagtgactatgcatagatgataacagagagtaacagcggCGTCAAAGGGGGGGGAGGCTGGGGgagggaaatgcaaatagtctggttagccatttgattatatgttcaggagtcttatggattgggggtagaagctgtttagaagcctcttggacctctgactccgcctggtatagaggtcctggatggcaggaagtttggtcccagtgatgtactgggccgtacgcactaccctctgtagtgccttgcagtcggaggtcgagcagttgccataccaggcagtgatgKaaccagtcaggatgctctcgatggtgcagctgtagaaccttttgaggatctgaggacccatgccaaatcttttcagtcccctgagggggaataggttttttcctgccctcttcacgactgtcttggtgtgcttggaccatgttagtttgttggtgatttcaatctgctccactacagccaagTCGATGAGAATATCAATGTGCAAAGGGCAAGAATGTTAGCCTTCCGAAGTCTGTATGTCATTTCAATTTTATTTATGACTAACCACATGTACAAAGACAAATGATGCATTCATAACCAGTTGGAAACTCTGAACATAAAATTAACGTAAATAATTTGCATAATGCTTCTTGTTGGTTAATTCTGATACTCGGGTATCATCTTTCTACAAGATTCCAAGTCTGAAATGTCTGAGTTTTCTAGTTCCGACATGACTGTAGCACTAGTCGAGGTTCTCTACATGAACAAgggtatgtggacacatgctcattggacatctcattccaaaatcacggacattaatatggagttggtccccatttgctgctataacagcctccactcttctgggaaggctttccactagatgttggaacattcaaCCTCaagaggtcgggcactgattttggacgattaggcctggctcgcagtcgatgttccaatttatcccaaaggggttcgatgggtttgaggtcagggctctgtgcaggcccgtcaagttcttccacactgatctggacaaaccatttctggaCCACAatgcattcgggtaggtagcgttctcatggcatccgccaaacccagattcgtct
This region of Salvelinus sp. IW2-2015 unplaced genomic scaffold, ASM291031v2 Un_scaffold4208, whole genome shotgun sequence genomic DNA includes:
- the LOC112077028 gene encoding uncharacterized protein isoform X2 encodes the protein MTCFAFPFILFILVPHTISLGSCSSFTFSICWKISNNSLFGSWPEGHLLLNNTKLKSIWREDTFSSLTVATTVEHKLTLQYGVMVRKWIFSIFPGSHSIEFRSIHKPDQQPINSTLEALELFSTNEVFACENSALYLYQDPDFILMLGHTMRYPLTLESRSTSMLLVSWKEKMQPLAAPVPIHSVSLYHSEMKAYAALSVDSTHSNHYRFTALESCSSYAACVEMAGSHSLTCLSTITDPEVPRHFQVTLWNSSSVTVSWDCPDNRKFSFFLVTVLYLNGTNHVLEERSFRHTLDTFVFSQSDLPPCSRVKFGLQTVCQAGTEARHSRMVLINGNTVHSEIENLWQTSSGRTTTP
- the LOC112077028 gene encoding uncharacterized protein isoform X1 yields the protein MIIDKEHRLCFCRTCFAFPFILFILVPHTISLGSCSSFTFSICWKISNNSLFGSWPEGHLLLNNTKLKSIWREDTFSSLTVATTVEHKLTLQYGVMVRKWIFSIFPGSHSIEFRSIHKPDQQPINSTLEALELFSTNEVFACENSALYLYQDPDFILMLGHTMRYPLTLESRSTSMLLVSWKEKMQPLAAPVPIHSVSLYHSEMKAYAALSVDSTHSNHYRFTALESCSSYAACVEMAGSHSLTCLSTITDPEVPRHFQVTLWNSSSVTVSWDCPDNRKFSFFLVTVLYLNGTNHVLEERSFRHTLDTFVFSQSDLPPCSRVKFGLQTVCQAGTEARHSRMVLINGNTVHSEIENLWQTSSGRTTTP